A portion of the Thermothelomyces thermophilus ATCC 42464 chromosome 5, complete sequence genome contains these proteins:
- a CDS encoding glycoside hydrolase family 67 protein (CAZy_ID 267800) has translation MRMRSLLVLAAIGLAAAEDGLNGWLRYARIKGARDFHDRLPSTIVALNATEGLPVYTAGQELAQGIEGIFGKKVDLDVDLATAGAGKSNGKGKGNGKGKGKGNNGHGHDRDTTATVGTVAAYVDSNPGAAAAGIPELADDGFYLRVSRGNVLILGQNERGALYGAFHYLSLLAQGNASDYTLASNPDAPIRWVNQWDNMQDGGTHGSVERGYGGDSIFFWDGKVRDDLTRAGLYARLLASIGVNAVVVNNVNADPKTLTPENMDGLARIANAFRPYGVQLGVSLNFASPQTLGGLDSFDPLDERVVEWWRDITDALYERIPDMAGYLVKASSEGQPGPLTYNRTLADGANLFARALKPHGGRVLFRAFVYDHTSLDEDKDWKADRAKAAVEYFDGLDGKFEDNVVIQIKYGPIDFQVREPASPLFSRLVRTASALELQITQEYLGQQAHLVYLAPMWKEILDFDFRVDGRPSRTADILNGKRFGRRRAGGYAGVANVGTNTTWLGSHLAMSNLYAFGRLAWDPSSEPESVLRDWIRLTFGDDPKVLDVITRMSMASWPAYENYSGNLGIQTLTDILLGHYGPNPASQDGNPWGQWTRADADSIGMDRTVWNGTGFSGQYPPEVAARFERIETTPDELLLWFHHVPYTHVLKSGKTVIQHFYDAHYEGSAVAQTFPRLWETLRGRVDDERFEHVLFRLEYQAGHALVWRDSINNFYFNKSGIPDARGRVGHHPYRIEAEHMRLDGYVPYDVSPFEAASGARCVVTRDNSTATAATASVELRHVPTGTYDVAVNYYDMAIGNSTWELYIGRRRVGRWKGDLEYNLGRAPSPYIDGQTAARVTFRRVHIERGSTLKIVGRPDGLEPAPIDYVSILPLGIVD, from the coding sequence ATGAGGATGCGGAGCTTACTGGTGCTCGCGGCCATCGGCCTGGCCGCTGCCGAGGACGGCCTCAACGGCTGGCTTCGCTATGCGCGGATCAAGGGAGCACGCGATTTCCACGACAGGCTGCCGTCTACCATTGTCGCACTCAACGCCACCGAGGGGCTCCCCGTCTACACGGCCGGCCAGGAGCTCGCCCAGGGCATCGAGGGCATCTTCGGCAAGAAGGTCGACCTCGACGTCGACCTCGCAacggccggcgccggcaagagtaacggcaagggcaagggcaaTGGCAAGGGCAAAGGAAAGGGCAACAACGGCCACGGCCACGACCGCGACACCACCGCCACGGTTGGGACGGTCGCGGCGTATGTCGACAGCAACCCcggcgctgctgccgccggcaTCCCCGAGCTGGCCGACGACGGCTTCTACCTCCGGGTCTCGCGCGGTAACGTCCTGATCCTCGGCCAGAACGAGCGCGGCGCCCTGTACGGCGCCTTCCACTACCTCTCGCTGCTCGCGCAGGGCAACGCATCCGACTACACGCTGGCGTCCAACCCGGACGCGCCGATCCGGTGGGTGAACCAGTGGGACAACATGCAGGACGGCGGCACCCACGGCAGCGTCGAGCGCGGCTACGGGGGCGACTCCATCTTCTTCTGGGACGGCAAGGTCCGCGACGACCTGACCCGGGCCGGACTCTACGCCCGCCTGCTCGCCTCCATCGGCGTCAACGCGGTCGTCGTCAACAACGTCAACGCCGACCCCAAGACGCTGACGCCCGAGAACATGGACGGCCTGGCCCGCATCGCCAACGCCTTCCGGCCCTACGGCGTCCAGCTGGGCGTCTCGCTCAACTTCGCCTCGCCCCAGACCCTCGGCGGACTCGACAGCTTCGACCCCCTGGACGAGCGAGTGGTGGAGTGGTGGCGGGACATCACCGACGCCCTCTACGAGCGGATCCCCGACATGGCCGGCTACCTGGTCAAGGCCAGCTCGGAGGGCCAGCCCGGCCCCTTGACGTACAACCGGACGCTCGCCGACGGCGCCAACCTGTTCGCGCGCGCCCTCAAGCCGCACGGCGGCCGCGTCCTGTTCCGCGCCTTCGTCTACGACCACACCAGCCTGGACGAGGACAAGGACTGGAAGGCGGACCGGGCCAAGGCGGCGGTCGAGTACTTCGACGGCCTCGACGGCAAGTTCGAGGACAACGTGGTGATCCAGATCAAGTACGGCCCCATCGACTTCCAGGTGCGCGAGCCCGCGTCCCCCCTCTTCTCGCGCCTGGTCCGCACCGCCTCCGCCCTCGAGCTGCAGATCACGCAGGAATACCTCGGCCAGCAGGCCCACCTCGTCTACCTGGCGCCCATGTGGAAGGAGATCCTCGACTTCGACTTCCGCGTCGACGGCCGGCCCTCGCGCACCGCCGACATCCTCAACGGCAAGCGcttcggccgccgccgcgcgggCGGCTACGCCGGCGTCGCCAACGTCGGCACCAACACGACCTGGCTGGGCAGCCACCTGGCCATGTCCAACCTGTACGCCTTCGGCCGCCTCGCCTGGGACCCGTCGTCCGAGCCCGAGAGCGTCCTCCGCGACTGGATCCGGCTGACCTTCGGCGACGACCCGAAGGTGCTCGACGTCATCACGCGCATGTCGATGGCCTCGTGGCCGGCCTACGAGAACTACAGCGGCAACCTGGGCATCCAGACGCTGACCGACATCCTGCTGGGCCACTACGGCCCGAACCCGGCCTCGCAGGACGGCAACCCGTGGGGCCAGTGGACgcgcgccgacgccgacagcATCGGCATGGACCGCACCGTCTGGAACGGCACCGGCTTCTCGGGCCAGTACCCGCCCGAGGTCGCGGCCCGGTTCGAGAGGATCGAGACGACGCCGGACGAGCTGCTGCTCTGGTTCCACCACGTCCCCTACACGCACGTCCTCAAGTCCGGCAAGACGGTCATCCAGCACTTCTACGACGCCCACTACGAGGGCAGCGCCGTGGCCCAGACCTTCCCGCGCCTGTGGGAGACGCTCCGGGGCCGGGTGGACGACGAGCGGTTCGAGCACGTCCTGTTCCGGCTCGAGTACCAGGCCGGCCACGCGCTCGTCTGGCGCGACAGCATCAACAACTTCTACTTCAACAAGTCCGGCATCCCCGACGCCCGCGGCCGCGTCGGCCACCACCCGTACCGCATCGAGGCCGAGCACATGCGGCTGGACGGCTACGTCCCCTACGACGTGAGCCCCTTCGAGGCCGCCAGCGGCGCCCGCTGCGTCGTGACGCGCGACAACTcgaccgccaccgccgccaccgccagcgTCGAGCTGCGCCACGTGCCCACGGGCACCTACGACGTCGCCGTCAACTACTACGACATGGCCATCGGCAACTCCACCTGGGAGCTCTAcatcggccgccgccgcgtcggCCGCTGGAAGGGCGACCTCGAATACAACCTCGGCCGCGCCCCGTCCCCCTACATCGACGGCCAGACCGCCGCCCGCGTCACCTTCCGCCGCGTCCACATCGAGAGGGGCAGCACCCTCAAGATCGTCGGCAGGCCGGACGGCCTGGAGCCCGCCCCCATCGACTACGTCTCCATCCTGCCGCTGGGCATTGTCGACTAA